In one window of Nitrospirota bacterium DNA:
- a CDS encoding Crp/Fnr family transcriptional regulator, translating into MKNEEIISRLPLFASLDGKEIQLLARLFIEENYKKGEYIFWENDDSEWFYVVSKGMVRILKHSADGKEIILEIVPPSEMFGAVAVLDRKPYPASAQAMDDTVVIKISRKNLFAVMDRFPSVALDVVSAMGKRLRDAHDMMKALAIERVERRIASILLKLSERVGLPEGRGIRIDIKLTRQDIAEMVGTTVETAIRTMSRFRKMGIIDIKNGKTVIIDKNRLKEITEDF; encoded by the coding sequence ATGAAAAACGAAGAGATTATTTCAAGACTTCCTCTCTTTGCCTCCCTTGATGGTAAAGAGATTCAGTTGTTAGCCCGTCTTTTTATTGAAGAGAACTATAAAAAAGGTGAATATATCTTCTGGGAAAATGACGATTCTGAGTGGTTTTATGTTGTCTCTAAGGGAATGGTAAGGATACTCAAACACTCTGCTGATGGAAAGGAGATCATCCTCGAGATTGTGCCACCCAGTGAAATGTTCGGTGCGGTCGCAGTGCTCGACAGAAAACCCTATCCTGCATCCGCACAGGCGATGGATGATACAGTTGTTATAAAGATATCGAGGAAGAATCTCTTTGCTGTTATGGATAGGTTTCCTTCTGTTGCACTCGATGTAGTCTCTGCCATGGGAAAAAGGCTGAGGGACGCACACGATATGATGAAGGCACTCGCCATTGAAAGGGTTGAAAGAAGGATCGCCTCAATACTCCTCAAACTCTCAGAGAGGGTTGGTCTGCCTGAAGGGAGAGGCATAAGGATTGATATAAAACTCACGAGACAGGATATTGCAGAGATGGTTGGGACGACTGTAGAGACAGCAATAAGGACTATGAGCAGGTTCAGGAAGATGGGGATAATAGATATAAAGAACGGGAAGACGGTTATTATAGATAAAAACAGACTAAAAGAGATTACAGAGGATTTCTAA
- a CDS encoding HD domain-containing phosphohydrolase, with amino-acid sequence MIKEPRISLLDLILSISDAMDLAHPLVANHQERVAYIAFSIAKEIGLSVKEQNDIIFAGAIHDIGLLTLEDKMTALEFEFKDPYRHAEIGYRALRMSEQFSKSAVLIHYHHTRWNNGAGANVEGEDVPIGSHILHLSDRIEISIDRQQEILGQAKKIRSRIEEHSGEMFMPELVDAFINLSKKEYFWLDATSQHIGLILPTVSLMPSFLLGVESLTGITDVFRKIIDFRSRFTATHTSGIAATSEMLARLMGFSQREYNIMRIAGNLHDLGKLAVPSEILEKPASLNEDEFNVIRSHTYHTYRLLERIKGLETINEWGAFHHERMDGRGYPFHHKGEDLTLGSRIMAVADVFTAITEDRPYRKGMALDRALQVVQQMAEHGSLDSYVVSILKTHSNEIDAARVSAQSAAVEEYRETLD; translated from the coding sequence ATGATAAAAGAACCTCGTATTTCATTGCTTGATTTAATTCTCTCCATTTCAGACGCTATGGACCTGGCTCACCCATTGGTAGCCAATCACCAAGAGCGGGTTGCCTACATTGCCTTTAGCATAGCAAAGGAGATAGGCTTATCCGTCAAAGAACAGAACGATATAATATTTGCTGGTGCAATACATGATATAGGATTACTTACACTCGAAGATAAGATGACTGCACTCGAATTCGAGTTTAAAGACCCATACAGGCACGCAGAGATTGGCTATCGGGCACTGAGAATGTCCGAACAATTCTCTAAATCCGCTGTCCTTATCCACTATCACCATACCAGGTGGAACAATGGGGCAGGTGCTAATGTAGAAGGAGAAGATGTCCCCATAGGAAGTCATATCCTTCATCTCTCTGACCGCATAGAGATAAGCATAGACAGGCAACAGGAGATATTAGGACAGGCAAAAAAGATTCGTAGCAGGATTGAAGAACATTCTGGAGAGATGTTTATGCCTGAATTGGTTGATGCATTTATAAATTTATCTAAAAAGGAATACTTCTGGCTCGATGCAACATCACAACATATTGGTTTAATTCTTCCTACAGTATCACTGATGCCGAGTTTCCTCTTAGGAGTAGAAAGTCTTACAGGCATAACTGATGTCTTTCGTAAAATCATTGACTTCAGGAGTAGATTCACCGCTACCCACACCAGTGGGATTGCTGCTACCTCAGAGATGCTCGCAAGACTGATGGGATTCTCTCAAAGGGAGTACAACATAATGAGAATCGCAGGCAACCTCCATGACCTCGGAAAACTGGCTGTGCCTTCAGAAATCCTTGAGAAACCAGCAAGTCTGAATGAGGATGAGTTCAATGTCATACGAAGCCATACATACCATACATATCGTCTCCTTGAAAGGATTAAAGGGCTGGAGACGATAAATGAGTGGGGTGCATTTCACCATGAACGTATGGATGGAAGGGGCTATCCATTCCATCACAAAGGAGAAGACCTAACACTCGGCTCACGGATAATGGCGGTTGCAGATGTATTTACAGCCATTACAGAAGACCGTCCTTACAGAAAGGGAATGGCACTCGATAGAGCCCTGCAGGTTGTCCAGCAGATGGCGGAACATGGGTCACTGGATTCGTATGTTGTATCGATATTAAAAACTCACTCGAATGAGATTGATGCCGCCCGTGTATCCGCCCAGTCAGCAGCAGTGGAGGAGTATCGAGAAACGTTAGATTAG